From the genome of Arthrobacter sp. SLBN-122:
CGCTTGATAGGACATACTTTCTCCCTTGATCGTAGCAGGTGGGTCTCGCCGGTCAAGGGATTTTGGCGGCACTCGGTCGGGCGGAACCGAGAAAATCTTTGTGCTGACATTAGGACGTTCTATTGACGCTGGGCGTTAGAGCGCTCTAACGTTAGTGCCACGCATCACATTCCTGACCGGCCTTCCGGTCCCCGAGAGAATCTGAGAGGCAACAATGCTGTTGCAGAAACAAACGATGGCCGCACCAGGCACCCAGCGCCGCGGCTACCTGGCCCGGCTCACCGTCATCTCCACCCTGGGCGGCCTGCTCTTCGGTTACGACACCGGCGTCATCTCCGGCGCCCTGCTGTACATGAACGACTCCCTCAACATGACCGCCGTCGAGGAAGCAACTGTGGTGAGCGCACTGCTGTTCCCGGGTGCCGCCGTCGGCGCCCTCACCGGCGGCCGCATGGCCGACAAACTGGGCCGCCGCGGCTCCCTGCTGGTCTGCGCCCTGCTGTTCCTGCTCGGCGCCATCGGCTGCGCCATCGCTCCCAACGTGACCTTCATGGTCGCTGCCCGCATCGTGCTGGGCCTGGGCGTCGGTGCCGCCGCCGTGACCTGCCCGCTGTACCTGGCCGAAATGGCACCGGCCCACCTCCGTGGCCGAATGGTGACTATCAATGAGCTCATGATCGTGACCGGCCAGATGCTCGCCTTCGCCATCAACGCCCTCCTGGATGCCCTGATCCACGACAACGAGGTCTGGCGCACCATGCTGGGCATCGCCTCAATCCCGGCACTCGCCCTGCTCGCCGGCATGCTGATGCTGCCTGAATCGCCGCGCTGGTACGCCATCCGTGGCCGCCTTGAGGACAGCCGCCGCGTCCTGAACCTCAGCCGCAGCCCACAGGAAGCGGCTGCCGAATTCGAGGAGATCGCCCGGGCGGCACGCACCGCCAAGGAAGAACGGGGCCACGCGCTGCGGGACCTGAAGAACAACCCCTGGATGCGCCGCCTGCTGTGGATCGGCATCGGGCTGGCCACCGTCCAGCAGGCCACCGGCATCAATACTGTGAACTACTACGCTCCCACCATCCTGGAAAAGAGCGGGCTGGGCGTCAGCGCTTCGCTCGTGGCCACCATCGGCGTCGGCGTCACCTCCGTGCTGATGACCATCCTGGGCATCTGGCTGCTCGGCTTCGTTGGCCGCCGCAGGATGCTGGTGATCGGCTTCTCCGGAGTGGTTGGTTCCCAGGCCCTGCTGGCCGTCGTCTTCCTCCTGCCGCAGTCGGACCTGGCCAGCTACACCGTCCTGGCGGCCATGATGCTGTTCGTCGCCTTCGTCCAGTGCTTCATCGGCACCTGCGTGTGGCTCCTGCTCTCGGAAATGTTCCCGCTGGCCATCCGCGGCTTTGCGATGGGAATCGCGGTCTTCGCCCTGTGGACCGTGAACGCCGCCATTTCGTTCCTCTTCCCCATCGTGGTCAACGCCCTGGGCTCCACTGGCACCTTCGGCCTGTTTGTCCTGGTCAACCTCGCCTCCCTGGCGTTCGTCATCAAGTTCGTTCCGGAGACCAAGGGCCATTCGCTCGAGGACCTGGAAGCGCACTTCCGTGACGGCGCCGTGCCGGCCAGGCTCCCGGCCTAGGCAGGCAGCGCTTCCCGGCAGCCGCTGACCTACGCGGGGCTGGACCCGGCAATTTTCCGTCATTGACGAAAAGGGCAGGGTCCGGTCCCGCGTTTGCTTTCGGTGGCCTAGGCTGGCTCCATGATGTGGACTGTGAGGCAGCAGCCGTGAATTACGCCGGTAGCCTTGGTCCCCGTCCCCGCACCCTCGAAGTTCAGGACCTGGCGAGCTTCGACCGCCTGGTGGCCGGGGGTGCGGTCAATCTGCACGGCTGGCATGCGCAGTCCCTGGACCTGCGGGGCCGGTCCGCCGCACTGAAAAGCGTCAGCGTCGAAGGCGCCATGTTCCTTGGCTGCCTCTTTGATGACGGCATGGAGACCAACCTGCGCAGCCGCGGTGCCCTGATCTTTCCACGGCTTGATGGCGTCCCCTTCGACCCCTACCGGGCCTCGCTGTACTCACCGGCCGAACTGTATGCCGGACTTGCCAGGTCCCCGTACGAGGAACTGCCGGATGCCCGCATCTACCACTGGAGCATCCAGCCGGGGCAGCGGCACCGCGTGGACGCCACCCTGGCCTCTGCCCTGCACGACCATGCGATCGGGGACGCCCTGGAGGAACTGACACGGTCAGCGGCGTGGACCCGCCGGTCCATCGTCGGCGTCATGGGTGGCCATGCGGCGCCCAGGGGAAGCCGGGAGTTTGCGGACGCGGCGCGGCTCGGAAAGCTGCTGGCCCTTGAGGGCTATTCGGTGGCCACCGGCGGCGGCCCCGGTGCCATGGAGGCGGCAAACCTGGGTGCTTACCTGTGCCAGGCGTCCGACGGCGACCTGCAGGCGGCGCTTGCCACGCTCGCGGAGGTCCCGGGGTTCCGGCCGTCCGTGTCGGCGTGGGCGCGGGCGGCGGCTGCCGTCGTCGAATGCCATCCGGACGGGACTCCGTCGCTCGGGATCCCCACTTGGTTTTACGGGCATGAGCCGCCCAACTACTTTGCCACGCACATCGCCAAATACTTCGCCAACGCCATCCGCGAAGCCATCCTGCTGGAACTGTGCCACGGCGGAATCGTCTTCCTGCCGGGGGCGGCCGGAACTGTCCAGGAGATCTTCCAGGACGCGTGCGAGAACTACTACGGCGCCCGCGAAAAGGTGGCCCCCATGGTCCTGGTGGGTCGGCACCACTGGGAGCAGGAGTACCCGGCCTGGCCCATGCTGCGCAGCCTTGCCGCCGGGCGGCCCATGGCGGACTACATCTTCCTGGTGGATACGGTGGACCAGGCCGTGGAGGTCCTCCGGGGCTGAGCGTTATCCGACTGCTGTGCCGAAGAGCAGGCCCAGCAGGTAGGTGATGGCGGCGGCGCCCAGGCCGATGGCGAGCTGCCGCAGGCCACGGGTCAACGGGGACGTGCCGGACAGCAGGCCCACGGCGGCACCGGTGGCCAGCAGGGCAACACCGACCAGGACCCCGGCCACCACCAGCGCGGCGACCCCGGTCAGGCCGAACAGGAACGGCAGGATGGGCACGATGGCGCCGGAGGCGAAGAAGCAGAAGCTGGACAGCGCCGCGCCCCAGGCCGTCCCCACTGCCTCGTGCTGGTCCTCTTCCTCCGGCAGGTCCGGCTGCAGGGACAGGCTGGGGTCGCAGTCGCAGGACAGCAGCCCCATCCGCTCGGCCACTCTGTGTTCCGCCGCCTCACGGGACATGCCGCGGGCCAGGTACACCAGGAGGAGTTCGTTGTGTTCAAGGTCCAGCTTGGGTGCGGCGGCCAGGGTGATCTGCGTGGGTCGGGTGGCGGCCAGCAGTTCGCGCTGGGAACGGACGGAGATGAATTCGCCGGCGCCCATGGACATGGCACCCGCCAGGAGCCCGGCGATGCCGCTCAGCAGCACTACGGTGCTGGCAACACCGGACGCCGCCATGCCCATCACCAGGGAGAGGTTGCTGACCAGGCCGTCGTTAGCGCCGAAGACAGCTGCGCGGAACGTGCCGGCCAAACGGTTGCGGCCGCGGGTGGCCAGGCCCCGCACCACTTCTTCATGGATCTGCTCATCGGCAGCCATGGCCGGAGTGGCGTTGGGGTCCTTGGCGTACGGGGACCGGCCTTCGGCGCGCTGGGCGAGGGCCAGCACAAACACGGAGCCGAAGTGCCGCGCCAGGAACCCCAGGAAACGGCTTCGCGCGGAGGCTCTTTTTGGTTTGCCCGCATGGTCCCCCAGCAGGGCCAGCCAGTGGGCCTCGTGCCGGCCTTCAGCCTCCGCCAGGGCCAGGAGGATGGCCCGTTCTTCGCCCTCGCGGTTCTGGGCGAGGTCCCGGTAGACCGCGGCTTCCGCACGCTCATCGGCCAAGTACTGGCGCCACCGTTTGATGTTCGACGGCGAGGGCTGGCTTTGCGGGGTGTGGGCGGCCTCCGGCGGGGTGGCATGGGAATTGGGACGGGCGTGCTGCGACACTGGTAAC
Proteins encoded in this window:
- a CDS encoding sugar porter family MFS transporter yields the protein MAAPGTQRRGYLARLTVISTLGGLLFGYDTGVISGALLYMNDSLNMTAVEEATVVSALLFPGAAVGALTGGRMADKLGRRGSLLVCALLFLLGAIGCAIAPNVTFMVAARIVLGLGVGAAAVTCPLYLAEMAPAHLRGRMVTINELMIVTGQMLAFAINALLDALIHDNEVWRTMLGIASIPALALLAGMLMLPESPRWYAIRGRLEDSRRVLNLSRSPQEAAAEFEEIARAARTAKEERGHALRDLKNNPWMRRLLWIGIGLATVQQATGINTVNYYAPTILEKSGLGVSASLVATIGVGVTSVLMTILGIWLLGFVGRRRMLVIGFSGVVGSQALLAVVFLLPQSDLASYTVLAAMMLFVAFVQCFIGTCVWLLLSEMFPLAIRGFAMGIAVFALWTVNAAISFLFPIVVNALGSTGTFGLFVLVNLASLAFVIKFVPETKGHSLEDLEAHFRDGAVPARLPA
- a CDS encoding LOG family protein, giving the protein MNYAGSLGPRPRTLEVQDLASFDRLVAGGAVNLHGWHAQSLDLRGRSAALKSVSVEGAMFLGCLFDDGMETNLRSRGALIFPRLDGVPFDPYRASLYSPAELYAGLARSPYEELPDARIYHWSIQPGQRHRVDATLASALHDHAIGDALEELTRSAAWTRRSIVGVMGGHAAPRGSREFADAARLGKLLALEGYSVATGGGPGAMEAANLGAYLCQASDGDLQAALATLAEVPGFRPSVSAWARAAAAVVECHPDGTPSLGIPTWFYGHEPPNYFATHIAKYFANAIREAILLELCHGGIVFLPGAAGTVQEIFQDACENYYGAREKVAPMVLVGRHHWEQEYPAWPMLRSLAAGRPMADYIFLVDTVDQAVEVLRG
- a CDS encoding VIT1/CCC1 transporter family protein; translated protein: MSQHARPNSHATPPEAAHTPQSQPSPSNIKRWRQYLADERAEAAVYRDLAQNREGEERAILLALAEAEGRHEAHWLALLGDHAGKPKRASARSRFLGFLARHFGSVFVLALAQRAEGRSPYAKDPNATPAMAADEQIHEEVVRGLATRGRNRLAGTFRAAVFGANDGLVSNLSLVMGMAASGVASTVVLLSGIAGLLAGAMSMGAGEFISVRSQRELLAATRPTQITLAAAPKLDLEHNELLLVYLARGMSREAAEHRVAERMGLLSCDCDPSLSLQPDLPEEEDQHEAVGTAWGAALSSFCFFASGAIVPILPFLFGLTGVAALVVAGVLVGVALLATGAAVGLLSGTSPLTRGLRQLAIGLGAAAITYLLGLLFGTAVG